The Janthinobacterium tructae genome contains the following window.
TCCACGGGATCTTTCAGCGTGTACTGCACCGCGAACTGGATGTCGATGATGTTTTCATCGTCCGTCAGCATCAGCGACTCGCTGGCCTGCTTGTTGCGCAGCGACTGGCGGTAACCCACTTCCACCGTGCGCACCTGCGACACGTTGACGGTTTCATCGGTCTGGAACGGATACGGCCAGCGCCAGTTGAGACCGGCCGGCGCCGTGCGCGTGTATTGGCCAAACGTCAGCACCACGCCGCTCTGGCCCTCTTGCACGATGAAGGCGCCGCTGGCGAGCCAGATGAAGACGGCGATCACGCCGACCACGCCGGCGGTGATGCCCGCACCCTTCATGTCGGGACGCGGGCCGCTGCCGCCACCGTTGTTATTGCCGCCGTTGTCGGGACGGTTCTTCTGTCCGAAAAAGGCGTTCAGGCGCTGATTGAAATCGCGCCACAACTGATCGAGGTCCGGCGGACCTTCGCCGGGTTTTTTGCCTTCTTGGGCTTTCTTGCCGTCGTCCTTGCGATTGCCCCAGCGGGGATCGTTCAGGGACAACTTCAAGCCTGTTTTTTTGAGTAGGGAGACAAGCATAACTATCGTGTTCCGACTTGGGAGTGGGTGGAAATCCTATCGTCCTCGCCAGGCTCTTCGTCCTGGTCCGGGGCGGCGCCATCGTGCTGGTCGTACTGACCGTCCAACTGATCTTCCTGCGGTGCTGCGTCGTTCTGATACAGGTGCGCCGAACCAGGCGCCTTCCTGGCCATCTCGACAATCGCATCGCGCAGCAGGTCGAGCCCGCTGCCCTTCTGCGCACTCACGAACACGCGACTGATCGTAGCATATTCGTCGCGCTCCACCGAAGGCTCCAGCCCGGCCGCGTCGATCTTGTTCCACACGAGGATTTGCGGAATGTGATCGGCGCCGATCTCTTTCAAGACCAGATTGACCTGCTCGATCTGCTCCATGCGTACCGGCGACGCAGCGTCGACGACATGCAGCAGCAAATCGGCATGGATGGTTTCTTCGAGCGTGGCGCGGAAAGCGGCCACCAATTGATGCGGCAATTCGCGCACGAAGCCGACCGTGTCGGAGATCACCACGTTGCCCACTTCCTGGCCCAGGTAAACCCGGCGCGAGGTGGTGTCGAGGGTGGCGAACAACTGGTCGGCAACATACACGCCGGCCTTGGTCACGGCATTGAACAGGGTCGACTTGCCGGCATTGGTATAGCCGACCAGGGACACCGAGAATGTGTGATTGCGGCCGCGTGCGCGGCGCTGCGTTTCGCGCTGCTTGTGCAGCTTTTCCAGGCGGGCGCGCAAGGCCTTGACACGGTCGCCGATCAGCCGGCGGTCGGTCTCGAGCTGCGTCTCGCCGGGACCGCGCAAGCCGATACCGCCCTTTTGCCGCTCAAGGTGGGTCCAGCCGCGGATCAGGCGCGTGGCCAGATGCTGCAGCTGGGCCAGCTCGACTTGCAGCTTGCCCTCGTGGCTCTTGGCGCGCTGCGCAAAGATATCGAGGATCAGGCTGGTACGGTCGAGCACCCGCACATTCAGGCGCTTTTCCAGATTGCGCTGCTGGGCAGGTGAGAGGGCGTGATTGAAGATGACGATTTCCAGGCCATCGTTGACGACGACGTCGCCAATTTCATCGGCCTTGCCGCTGCCGACGAAATACGCGGAATCGGGACTGGAACGCTTGGCGGTAATGGTGGAAATCGGGTCCGCGCCAGCCGAACGCGACAACAGCATGAGTTCTTCCATGCTGGCGTCGAAGTCGCTGTGACCGAAGTCAACCCCGACTAGTACGGCGCGCATG
Protein-coding sequences here:
- the hflX gene encoding GTPase HflX, which translates into the protein MRAVLVGVDFGHSDFDASMEELMLLSRSAGADPISTITAKRSSPDSAYFVGSGKADEIGDVVVNDGLEIVIFNHALSPAQQRNLEKRLNVRVLDRTSLILDIFAQRAKSHEGKLQVELAQLQHLATRLIRGWTHLERQKGGIGLRGPGETQLETDRRLIGDRVKALRARLEKLHKQRETQRRARGRNHTFSVSLVGYTNAGKSTLFNAVTKAGVYVADQLFATLDTTSRRVYLGQEVGNVVISDTVGFVRELPHQLVAAFRATLEETIHADLLLHVVDAASPVRMEQIEQVNLVLKEIGADHIPQILVWNKIDAAGLEPSVERDEYATISRVFVSAQKGSGLDLLRDAIVEMARKAPGSAHLYQNDAAPQEDQLDGQYDQHDGAAPDQDEEPGEDDRISTHSQVGTR